The Thalassoroseus pseudoceratinae genome has a segment encoding these proteins:
- a CDS encoding DUF1552 domain-containing protein: MNFLNAKPIDRRTFLRGTGACLALPWLEAMMPRGAFAASSPEVVPRMGMFYFGTGMNMRQFYPEGFGPDAKMSRILKPMENHRGNFTVLSNTWLNEGGGHDGAYPFATSIARGEKQTISPDQLAAEIHGKHTRFPSLQFSVKRGTGFGSQVLATISWNRQGVPLAAENDPQTIFNRLFKPNSEEQQARQGDEFRQRGSVLDAILTDAKQLEGKLGQADRRQLDQYFNSIREVEQTLKREIDWADRPKPTPNLKGYGDYENAPTPEGNGKFVYDTYAKLMYDLIALAFQTDSTRVISYVVRTELAGGVYPEFGVSKGYHELTHHGNDPKNLEELAKVDTIYMKHWSYFLDRLASIQDGDGSLLDHTMLGFSSGMGIGHSKDLLPTVLSGGGRLGINHQTHLELKEQTPLASVWHTMIDKMGVPTETKYQDSTGVIGELVG; the protein is encoded by the coding sequence ATGAACTTTCTAAATGCAAAACCGATTGATCGACGTACCTTCCTCCGCGGAACCGGTGCGTGTCTCGCGTTGCCTTGGCTCGAAGCGATGATGCCCCGTGGTGCGTTCGCCGCCTCGTCACCAGAGGTCGTGCCACGCATGGGGATGTTCTACTTCGGCACGGGAATGAACATGCGACAGTTCTATCCAGAAGGATTCGGTCCCGACGCGAAGATGTCCCGAATTCTCAAGCCGATGGAAAACCATCGGGGCAACTTCACCGTGCTGTCCAATACGTGGCTCAACGAAGGCGGCGGACACGATGGTGCCTATCCGTTTGCGACTTCGATTGCACGCGGCGAGAAGCAAACGATCTCACCGGATCAGCTCGCTGCTGAGATTCACGGAAAGCACACGCGGTTTCCTTCGCTTCAGTTTTCCGTCAAACGTGGCACGGGATTTGGAAGCCAAGTATTGGCGACCATTTCCTGGAATCGGCAAGGTGTTCCGTTGGCCGCCGAGAACGATCCGCAAACCATCTTCAATCGGTTGTTCAAGCCGAATAGTGAGGAGCAGCAAGCCCGTCAAGGGGACGAATTCCGCCAACGCGGTAGTGTGCTTGATGCCATTCTGACCGACGCAAAACAACTCGAAGGCAAACTCGGCCAAGCCGATCGTCGGCAACTCGATCAGTATTTCAACTCGATCCGTGAAGTTGAGCAAACCCTCAAACGGGAAATCGATTGGGCCGACCGTCCGAAACCGACGCCGAACCTCAAGGGGTACGGCGATTATGAAAATGCCCCGACTCCAGAGGGCAACGGTAAATTCGTCTACGACACCTACGCGAAACTGATGTACGACTTAATCGCGTTGGCCTTCCAAACGGATTCCACCCGCGTGATCTCCTATGTCGTACGGACCGAACTCGCCGGTGGGGTTTATCCTGAGTTTGGCGTGTCGAAGGGGTATCACGAACTCACGCATCACGGCAATGATCCGAAGAATCTCGAAGAGCTCGCTAAGGTTGATACCATCTACATGAAACATTGGAGCTATTTCCTCGACCGTCTCGCTTCCATTCAAGACGGTGACGGATCGTTGCTCGACCACACGATGCTCGGTTTCTCCAGTGGCATGGGGATTGGTCACAGCAAAGATCTTCTGCCGACAGTCCTTTCCGGTGGTGGCCGTTTGGGGATCAATCATCAAACGCATTTGGAACTCAAAGAGCAAACACCGTTGGCTTCGGTGTGGCATACCATGATCGACAAAATGG